The following proteins come from a genomic window of Armatimonadota bacterium:
- a CDS encoding tyrosine-type recombinase/integrase: protein MRIEPLYEEFLTYLSVERNCAKLTVEAYQSDGRMFRRFLEELGSGPDVEAVTKHVLRQYVVWLRERGLQPATVARRIHSLRSFWNYLWDCEYTDVNPFRKLTLPKQSRKLPTYLSEDDCRCLIEAAGEQPSAFLACRDRAILVFMLFTGARRSEVLGLTWDAVDLEELTVRFVGAKGDKSRAVPLAEPAAEALREWGAIRPNCQHRYVFTTQWGARLGKRRLCTTLDRALRAAGIDASVTPHKLRHSFACMMLRSGADLNCLQRMLGHTRLDTTGVYLQATAEDLREAMARYPLGQELR from the coding sequence TGCGCAAAGCTGACTGTTGAGGCGTACCAGTCCGATGGCCGGATGTTCCGGCGTTTTCTCGAAGAACTGGGCAGTGGACCGGACGTGGAAGCCGTCACGAAGCACGTGCTGCGGCAGTATGTGGTCTGGCTGCGGGAACGCGGTTTGCAGCCCGCGACCGTTGCCCGGCGTATCCACTCGCTGCGGTCCTTCTGGAACTACCTCTGGGACTGCGAGTACACCGACGTCAACCCCTTCCGCAAGCTGACACTCCCGAAGCAGTCGCGCAAGCTGCCGACGTACCTTTCCGAGGACGACTGCCGGTGCCTGATCGAGGCCGCGGGCGAACAGCCTTCTGCGTTCCTGGCGTGCCGGGACCGGGCGATCCTCGTCTTCATGCTGTTCACGGGTGCGCGGCGGAGCGAAGTACTGGGGCTGACGTGGGACGCGGTGGATCTGGAGGAACTCACGGTGCGGTTCGTGGGTGCGAAGGGGGACAAGAGTCGGGCGGTGCCGTTAGCCGAACCCGCCGCGGAAGCGCTGCGGGAGTGGGGAGCCATCCGACCGAACTGCCAGCACCGCTACGTGTTCACGACCCAGTGGGGCGCGCGACTGGGGAAGCGGAGACTGTGCACGACGCTTGATCGCGCTCTGCGTGCCGCGGGCATCGATGCGTCGGTGACGCCCCACAAGCTACGGCATTCATTCGCTTGTATGATGCTGCGCAGTGGCGCGGACCTGAACTGTCTGCAGCGCATGCTGGGCCACACGCGCCTGGACACGACGGGGGTCTACCTGCAGGCGACCGCGGAGGACTTACGCGAGGCGATGGCGAGGTATCCGCTGGGCCAGGAGCTCCGATGA